The Paenibacillus uliginis N3/975 genome has a window encoding:
- a CDS encoding carbohydrate ABC transporter permease has translation MNQAPTVVSVPKTPKNKGLRRRMESLKDFAFAAPALLVLGIFIYYPLLFSFYISFTNWNMTKPVKKFIGLDNYDKLLSDDLFYKVLRITFTYTILDVLLTLALGLGLALLLNVSNRVYNFMRSGIFMPYYISMVIASMIFLWIFNNQYGLLNKIIGIFGLEPINWLQDPDTALWTLLAVSIWKGVGFTMLIFMAGLRSIPLEYYEASSLDGANKFWQFLHITLPLLSPTTLFLVITNFISSMQVFQSVDIMTNGGPLDSTKAIVYWIYEMAFVNFRTGRASALVIIFFFIIIILTAVQMLVSKKKVHYEG, from the coding sequence ATGAATCAGGCACCCACAGTCGTCTCAGTACCTAAAACGCCTAAGAATAAAGGTCTGCGCCGCAGAATGGAAAGTCTGAAGGATTTTGCATTCGCAGCCCCAGCCTTACTGGTTCTTGGTATATTTATCTACTATCCGCTTCTTTTTTCTTTCTATATTAGTTTTACGAATTGGAATATGACCAAGCCGGTGAAGAAATTCATCGGCTTGGACAACTACGATAAGCTGTTAAGCGACGATTTATTCTACAAGGTGCTGCGTATTACGTTCACTTATACGATTCTTGATGTTTTACTTACGCTCGCCCTGGGACTTGGACTTGCTCTTCTATTGAATGTATCTAACAGAGTCTACAATTTTATGCGTTCAGGCATCTTTATGCCGTATTACATTTCGATGGTTATCGCATCCATGATCTTTTTGTGGATTTTCAACAACCAATATGGCTTACTGAACAAAATTATCGGGATATTCGGCTTGGAACCTATAAACTGGCTTCAGGATCCGGATACGGCGCTCTGGACGCTGCTGGCTGTATCCATCTGGAAGGGTGTCGGCTTTACGATGCTCATCTTCATGGCGGGTCTGCGCAGTATTCCACTTGAATATTACGAGGCTTCCAGCCTTGACGGGGCGAACAAGTTCTGGCAGTTCCTACATATTACGCTTCCACTACTGTCGCCAACGACTTTGTTTCTTGTCATTACCAACTTTATTTCTTCGATGCAGGTATTCCAATCCGTTGATATTATGACGAACGGCGGCCCGCTCGACTCCACGAAAGCGATTGTGTACTGGATTTACGAAATGGCATTTGTAAACTTCAGGACAGGCCGTGCTTCCGCACTAGTTATTATCTTCTTCTTTATTATCATCATTCTGACTGCAGTACAGATGCTGGTATCCAAGAAGAAAGTTCATTATGAAGGGTAG
- a CDS encoding carbohydrate ABC transporter permease, which produces MSKPVWKTIRLIAAILVTLIMVFPVYWMFITSLKTSNELRLAIPTFWPDKFMWGNYIEAFNAAPFGRYAINTVVQTVGILFLQINLGIMAAYAFAKGNFPGRDKLFLLVLAALIVPDQVTFVPVYVMMSGVGWIDSFYALIVPHAVSAYTIFLLRQTFKSINNDVIEAGKVDGANRFQVLYRILTPMALPTIATMGILSFISSWNSYFWPLIMTNSNDMRVLTVGIAMMRDSVAGDEALNFHLIMAASVMIILPIVLIFIFAQKHIITAMSNSTFK; this is translated from the coding sequence ATGTCAAAACCGGTTTGGAAAACCATTAGACTCATAGCTGCGATCCTAGTAACCCTCATCATGGTTTTTCCGGTGTACTGGATGTTCATTACATCGTTGAAAACGTCGAACGAGCTGCGGCTTGCAATCCCAACGTTTTGGCCGGATAAATTTATGTGGGGTAACTATATCGAGGCATTTAATGCTGCACCTTTTGGGCGTTATGCCATCAACACTGTCGTTCAGACTGTCGGCATTCTCTTTCTTCAGATTAACCTCGGTATCATGGCGGCATATGCTTTTGCCAAGGGGAACTTTCCGGGTAGAGACAAGCTTTTTCTCCTGGTCCTTGCTGCACTGATCGTGCCGGATCAGGTTACATTCGTACCCGTGTATGTAATGATGTCGGGTGTGGGATGGATCGACTCGTTCTACGCTTTGATCGTTCCGCATGCGGTGTCAGCCTATACCATTTTCCTGCTACGCCAAACATTTAAATCTATTAACAATGATGTCATTGAAGCCGGCAAAGTCGATGGTGCGAACCGCTTTCAGGTGTTGTACCGTATTCTGACTCCTATGGCTCTTCCTACAATTGCAACGATGGGTATTCTAAGCTTTATCAGCAGCTGGAACTCGTACTTCTGGCCACTGATTATGACCAACTCGAATGACATGCGTGTACTTACCGTAGGTATAGCCATGATGAGGGACTCTGTTGCAGGGGATGAAGCACTTAATTTCCATCTGATTATGGCGGCGAGTGTTATGATCATTCTGCCGATTGTTCTTATCTTCATCTTTGCCCAAAAACATATCATTACCGCTATGTCTAACTCGACATTTAAGTAA
- a CDS encoding glycerophosphodiester phosphodiesterase: MSHTKQPLIISHRGASGEAPENTMAAFKLGLEQGCDAFELDVHLSKDGQLVVIHDGTIDRTTDGSGAINELTVDELKAFDAGSWFKKEYTGERIPLLEEVFDHTPAHILINIEVKGSYNQQLEPALIELLKKKNRMDTVVISSFDWKSLCYLKELEPQIKVGLLYNLCLDHHDKLPEAAGTNVYSLHPNGEKLDSHDIHRIQAANLRVYIWTINNEQQMRFALEAGVDGIITDYPGQLKALMAEINA, from the coding sequence ATGTCTCACACCAAACAGCCTCTTATTATTTCACATCGCGGTGCTTCCGGAGAAGCGCCAGAGAATACTATGGCCGCTTTCAAGCTGGGATTGGAGCAGGGCTGCGATGCTTTCGAGCTTGACGTTCATTTGTCCAAAGACGGCCAACTTGTTGTCATTCACGATGGGACAATTGACCGTACAACGGATGGAAGTGGGGCCATTAACGAGCTAACGGTAGATGAGTTGAAAGCATTTGACGCGGGCTCATGGTTTAAGAAGGAGTACACTGGAGAACGGATCCCTCTTCTTGAAGAGGTGTTTGATCACACCCCTGCTCATATCTTGATCAATATTGAGGTCAAAGGCTCTTACAACCAACAGTTGGAGCCTGCCCTCATCGAATTGTTGAAAAAGAAAAATCGAATGGATACCGTTGTCATCTCCTCTTTTGATTGGAAAAGCCTGTGCTATCTTAAAGAACTTGAGCCACAAATAAAGGTAGGCCTCCTTTATAACCTGTGTTTGGATCACCATGATAAACTGCCGGAAGCCGCCGGAACGAACGTATACTCACTTCATCCCAACGGCGAAAAGCTGGATTCGCATGACATCCACCGCATACAGGCGGCCAATCTGCGTGTTTATATATGGACCATCAATAACGAACAGCAAATGCGATTTGCATTAGAAGCTGGCGTGGATGGCATTATTACCGATTACCCGGGCCAACTGAAAGCTCTGATGGCAGAAATTAATGCGTGA
- a CDS encoding prenyltransferase — MSLWTQFKKASRMQVIPIMLIPVALGAIGAYVWTGEFHPWLFILTLIGAGAAHLFSNMVNDLWDYKNGTDDEAKNNVDAISTNSGFLTQEKWSIRKFETVTWLLFTIATLCGVVLSLFSGWWAFIFGALGGLIAYFYVAPPIRFGYRGKGYSEVAILLSFGILPVMGAYYVQTSHMDVRALMLSLPIGLLTTLILFNHHFLHWQADRLAGKKTLVVVWGEKRALRFSRVLLLLACLSLIACVAAGALPPYALLAVITVIPLYMVYGRLQDSNRSEAYLPLMKASTKTTLRCGGVLIISLIVQGLI; from the coding sequence GTGAGTTTATGGACACAATTTAAAAAAGCTTCACGGATGCAGGTCATTCCGATTATGTTGATCCCGGTAGCTCTTGGCGCGATCGGTGCATATGTATGGACTGGCGAATTTCATCCGTGGCTTTTCATATTAACATTGATCGGAGCAGGGGCGGCCCATTTATTTTCCAATATGGTTAATGATCTGTGGGATTATAAAAATGGAACTGATGACGAAGCGAAAAATAACGTCGATGCCATATCCACGAACTCCGGTTTTTTGACCCAGGAGAAATGGTCAATTCGTAAATTTGAGACCGTCACCTGGCTGCTATTTACGATTGCTACGCTGTGCGGCGTCGTTCTCAGTCTGTTCAGCGGCTGGTGGGCTTTCATATTTGGCGCACTGGGTGGATTGATCGCTTATTTCTATGTGGCCCCGCCGATCCGATTCGGATACCGCGGTAAGGGGTACAGCGAGGTGGCGATACTGCTCTCCTTTGGTATTCTGCCGGTCATGGGTGCATACTATGTGCAGACTTCTCATATGGACGTTCGCGCATTGATGCTATCATTGCCTATCGGTCTTTTGACCACATTAATTTTGTTTAACCATCACTTTTTGCACTGGCAGGCCGATCGACTGGCCGGGAAAAAGACACTTGTCGTTGTGTGGGGGGAGAAAAGAGCGCTTCGCTTCTCGCGGGTGCTGCTGTTGTTAGCTTGCTTGTCCCTCATTGCTTGTGTAGCTGCAGGGGCTTTGCCGCCTTACGCACTTCTGGCAGTGATTACGGTTATTCCGCTCTACATGGTGTATGGACGTTTGCAGGACAGCAATCGTTCCGAGGCTTATCTGCCGCTTATGAAGGCTTCCACCAAAACAACTTTGCGCTGCGGCGGAGTTCTAATTATATCCCTTATCGTTCAGGGCTTAATTTAA
- a CDS encoding ABC transporter permease, protein MPKIPLAEWIESLVSWMEDYLSGFFDAIATVIEGIVNAFSDLFMLPHPLIFIVILGILAFLAGRLPLTLFTVIGFLIIDNLGYWAQTMDTLSLVLTSALISVLLGVPIGIWCAYSKTASRIIIPLLDFMQTMPAFVYLLPAVTFFSLGVVPGVIASVIFAIPPTIRLTQLGIKQVSGELTEAADAFGSTSAQKLIKVQLPLAMPTLMAGINQTIMLSLSMVVIASMIGAQGIGAEVYRAVTQLQIGKGFEAGLAVVILAIVLDRFTQNIFKSKKRGA, encoded by the coding sequence ATGCCTAAAATCCCACTCGCCGAATGGATTGAATCTTTGGTTAGCTGGATGGAGGACTATTTGTCAGGCTTCTTTGATGCAATCGCAACCGTTATCGAAGGTATCGTAAATGCGTTCAGCGATCTGTTCATGCTGCCCCATCCGCTAATTTTTATCGTTATTCTGGGAATACTCGCTTTCCTGGCAGGGCGTCTACCACTGACCCTGTTCACAGTTATCGGATTCCTCATTATCGATAACCTGGGATACTGGGCACAAACGATGGACACATTGAGCCTCGTTCTAACTTCGGCGCTCATTTCTGTCTTACTGGGTGTACCGATCGGTATATGGTGTGCATATAGCAAAACCGCTTCGCGGATTATTATTCCACTGCTGGACTTCATGCAGACGATGCCCGCGTTCGTTTACCTGCTTCCTGCCGTCACTTTCTTTAGTCTGGGTGTGGTTCCAGGCGTTATCGCATCAGTTATCTTCGCTATTCCGCCGACGATTCGCCTGACTCAGCTCGGCATCAAACAGGTGTCCGGTGAACTGACGGAAGCTGCGGACGCATTCGGTTCTACCTCTGCTCAGAAGCTGATTAAAGTACAGCTTCCGCTCGCTATGCCTACATTGATGGCTGGTATAAATCAGACGATCATGCTCTCCCTCTCCATGGTCGTCATCGCTTCCATGATCGGGGCTCAGGGCATTGGGGCCGAGGTTTATCGTGCAGTAACCCAACTGCAGATTGGTAAAGGTTTTGAAGCCGGTCTTGCAGTCGTCATCCTGGCGATTGTGCTAGACCGCTTTACACAAAATATTTTCAAATCGAAAAAAAGGGGTGCATAA
- a CDS encoding alpha/beta hydrolase: MGKSLDRLVVVTDFESSWLDNKRKLYIYLPPSYRHNKDRRYPVLYMHDGQHVFQADAAGTSWEMHQTTDRLALEGKMEEIIVVGIAIAPHQRLNEYFHDGPGIRLVFDPPFSGRLYEQCVIQEIIPYINENFRTLTGPEHTAMMGSSAGGIVTYNIGFRNPQIFGKIAVLSPYFVHTVFEEGTLKEQPFYQRYDSHPNLKVWIDMGDAEGLFMPKYASEEATALIRDGFVPDDDLMLLIHHGAGHSQKDWAARVHAPLLYFFGTLGKTETAVIYGDEVIGIQGPVVTLYPVVHYDSGYMHTPMTGKYTVKHPELLDVLPDGTLKAKAPGVTTIIFEYNGVKAHKKITIVEKVQEYVKVSIHVDVPDDTPSYRNIYAGIELLRVGEYTYEGSAQIPRGLTFTFKIARGFGQHEKNKDGSPMRSRSFTALKDLDLYYSVQAWED; this comes from the coding sequence ATGGGTAAATCTTTGGATCGGCTGGTCGTTGTAACTGACTTTGAGTCATCATGGCTGGATAATAAAAGGAAACTGTATATTTATCTTCCTCCAAGTTATCGACATAACAAGGATCGGAGATATCCAGTTCTGTATATGCATGATGGACAGCATGTATTTCAGGCGGATGCGGCAGGAACTTCTTGGGAAATGCATCAAACGACCGATCGCCTTGCTCTGGAAGGAAAGATGGAGGAGATTATTGTTGTCGGCATTGCAATCGCTCCGCATCAAAGGCTTAATGAATATTTTCACGATGGTCCGGGGATTCGCCTAGTTTTTGATCCACCCTTTTCAGGTAGGCTTTATGAACAATGTGTAATTCAAGAGATCATACCGTATATAAATGAAAACTTCAGGACGTTAACCGGCCCAGAACATACAGCAATGATGGGGTCTTCTGCCGGGGGAATTGTTACGTATAACATTGGATTTCGTAATCCGCAAATATTCGGGAAAATAGCGGTGTTGTCACCTTACTTCGTACATACAGTTTTTGAGGAAGGGACTTTAAAAGAGCAGCCATTTTATCAACGTTATGACTCACATCCAAATCTTAAAGTATGGATAGACATGGGGGATGCCGAAGGATTATTTATGCCGAAATATGCGTCAGAAGAAGCCACGGCTCTGATTCGGGACGGTTTTGTTCCGGACGATGATCTGATGCTGCTGATACATCATGGTGCAGGTCATAGTCAAAAGGATTGGGCTGCAAGAGTTCATGCTCCCCTTCTTTATTTTTTTGGCACACTCGGAAAAACGGAGACGGCTGTCATTTATGGGGATGAGGTGATCGGGATTCAAGGCCCGGTCGTTACTCTTTACCCGGTCGTTCATTACGACAGTGGTTATATGCACACCCCCATGACAGGGAAGTATACGGTGAAACATCCCGAACTGCTTGACGTTTTGCCGGACGGAACGTTGAAGGCTAAAGCACCTGGGGTAACGACGATTATTTTTGAGTATAACGGGGTAAAGGCTCATAAAAAAATAACCATTGTGGAGAAGGTACAAGAGTACGTAAAAGTGTCCATACATGTGGATGTGCCGGATGATACGCCTTCATACCGAAATATTTATGCCGGGATAGAACTGCTTAGAGTAGGTGAATATACGTATGAAGGCAGTGCGCAGATTCCCCGAGGACTTACGTTTACTTTCAAAATCGCAAGAGGCTTCGGTCAGCATGAAAAAAATAAAGATGGCAGTCCCATGAGAAGCAGATCTTTTACGGCTCTTAAGGACCTGGATCTTTATTATAGCGTGCAGGCGTGGGAAGACTGA
- a CDS encoding DUF6081 family protein, with the protein MEQERIFGDFHTILSEGEVWKIGGFPLPDGTFWEYREPNAVVIVRNGILYVRAPLSRQNNQVQILDNAKHMYYSVEDVKVPEAGEVSFELQIRARSQGTVPGDLYDGYVSLNLLDFTTGAALDFFASNDKYASVYAVLPFPGVEVPESDKTRYFCIFKEDTNFKPREFNTYKITYNRGNDEAIFYLNGEEIRREKNIPIKFNKFTIALGIMTEKDLTPEGSVSVHGQTVIAEYSPVTVTIKE; encoded by the coding sequence ATGGAACAGGAACGTATTTTTGGCGATTTTCATACCATTTTATCAGAAGGCGAAGTTTGGAAAATAGGTGGATTCCCACTGCCAGACGGCACGTTCTGGGAATACCGTGAACCGAATGCTGTTGTTATCGTTCGTAATGGGATTCTGTATGTACGCGCTCCGCTCAGTCGTCAGAACAACCAGGTGCAAATACTTGATAATGCCAAACATATGTATTACTCCGTTGAAGATGTGAAGGTGCCGGAAGCGGGTGAAGTCAGCTTTGAGCTTCAAATCCGCGCACGGTCACAGGGAACAGTACCTGGTGACTTGTACGACGGCTATGTGTCTTTGAACCTGCTTGATTTTACAACCGGTGCAGCACTGGATTTCTTCGCTTCCAATGACAAGTACGCAAGTGTTTATGCCGTGCTTCCATTCCCGGGCGTAGAGGTTCCGGAGTCGGACAAGACCCGTTATTTCTGCATTTTTAAGGAAGACACCAACTTCAAGCCGCGTGAGTTTAACACCTACAAAATTACGTACAACCGTGGCAATGACGAAGCGATTTTCTATCTAAATGGAGAAGAAATTCGTCGTGAGAAGAACATTCCGATCAAATTCAACAAGTTCACGATTGCTCTTGGTATCATGACCGAGAAAGACCTGACACCGGAAGGCAGCGTATCGGTTCACGGCCAGACCGTAATTGCGGAGTATTCACCGGTGACGGTAACAATTAAGGAATAG
- a CDS encoding LacI family DNA-binding transcriptional regulator produces the protein MANIKEIAKLAGVSVSTVSRVLNDHPYVSEDKRARVIETMKQLKYARNMNAVHLITGKTKNVAIMLPFINHAYFSLLMEGIGGEALANHYRLVLCQTGYEPDKEREVLEMLRNREIDGIIVLSTATPVERIEEYCSYGPIVCCQEAGKRAFSSVYIDHSRAFRSAMECLIAKGHRHIGFTVGRMDSPSTRARIDVYRKILAELGEPLREEWILDGCLGMEEGAAIMQRLWDMPERPSGMLVTGDHVAAGLVWEAGRRGVSIPEELAVIGFDNQPIGKMLGLTTIDNRLYEMGAEAFRILYSHIQEPNQESVQRELDFELIERSSV, from the coding sequence ATGGCGAACATTAAAGAAATAGCCAAGCTTGCGGGGGTGTCGGTGTCCACGGTATCCCGTGTACTGAACGATCATCCCTATGTGAGTGAGGATAAAAGAGCCAGAGTAATTGAAACCATGAAGCAGTTAAAATACGCCCGCAATATGAATGCCGTTCATCTTATTACAGGTAAAACAAAAAACGTTGCAATCATGCTGCCTTTTATAAACCATGCCTATTTTTCTCTCTTAATGGAAGGAATCGGTGGGGAAGCTCTTGCCAATCATTACCGGCTGGTTCTATGTCAGACCGGATACGAACCGGATAAGGAACGTGAAGTGCTGGAAATGCTGCGAAACAGGGAGATTGACGGTATTATCGTCCTGTCCACAGCGACACCGGTAGAAAGGATTGAAGAATACTGTAGTTATGGACCGATAGTCTGTTGTCAGGAAGCGGGGAAGAGGGCTTTTTCATCCGTTTATATAGATCATTCACGTGCGTTCCGCTCTGCCATGGAGTGCCTTATTGCTAAAGGTCACCGTCATATTGGCTTTACGGTAGGCCGAATGGATAGTCCAAGTACGAGAGCCCGTATCGATGTATACCGAAAAATATTGGCTGAGCTGGGTGAACCACTGCGGGAAGAGTGGATACTGGACGGATGCCTAGGTATGGAAGAGGGGGCAGCCATCATGCAGCGGCTTTGGGATATGCCCGAAAGACCAAGCGGGATGCTTGTTACAGGTGATCATGTCGCAGCAGGATTAGTATGGGAAGCAGGCAGACGTGGTGTTTCTATTCCGGAGGAATTGGCAGTTATCGGTTTTGATAACCAGCCGATCGGCAAAATGCTCGGGTTGACGACCATCGATAACCGGCTGTACGAAATGGGGGCAGAGGCGTTCCGGATCCTGTATAGCCACATACAAGAGCCCAATCAGGAGTCTGTTCAAAGGGAGCTTGACTTTGAGCTGATTGAGCGATCATCGGTTTGA
- a CDS encoding glycine betaine ABC transporter substrate-binding protein, with protein MKKTKLWATLSLAAVLVLSACGNTGGDGEAATKTVGEQVNHEIIGIDPGAGIMKAAAKAIEDYGLTDWKLIEGSGAAMTATLAKAIKKEEPIIITGWTPHWMFSKYDLKYLEDPKKTFGEAEEIHTIARKGLKEDHPEAYQFLQNFKWTSDEMGEIMIAIQDGKTPVAAAKEWADSHPDRVDGWTKDITPVSNKEMKLGYVAWDSEIASTHLVMHILENKLGYKVTALQVEAGPMWTGVAKGDVDATVSAWLPLTHADYWNKFKDQVEDLGANMEGVKTGLVVPTYMNINSIEDLKTK; from the coding sequence ATGAAGAAAACAAAACTATGGGCAACGCTCAGTTTGGCGGCTGTACTTGTCTTGTCTGCCTGCGGTAACACCGGCGGAGACGGAGAAGCTGCAACAAAAACAGTCGGCGAACAAGTGAATCATGAGATCATCGGTATCGATCCGGGTGCCGGCATTATGAAAGCTGCTGCAAAAGCCATTGAGGATTACGGCTTGACGGATTGGAAATTAATTGAAGGTTCCGGTGCCGCCATGACTGCCACCTTGGCTAAAGCAATTAAGAAAGAAGAACCGATTATTATTACTGGCTGGACTCCACACTGGATGTTCTCCAAGTATGATCTTAAATATTTAGAAGACCCGAAAAAAACATTCGGTGAGGCCGAGGAAATTCACACAATAGCCAGAAAGGGCCTGAAAGAGGATCACCCTGAAGCGTATCAATTCCTGCAAAATTTCAAATGGACCTCTGATGAAATGGGTGAGATCATGATCGCAATCCAGGATGGTAAAACGCCTGTAGCTGCGGCTAAAGAATGGGCTGACAGCCACCCAGACCGTGTGGACGGGTGGACAAAGGACATCACGCCAGTTAGCAACAAAGAAATGAAGCTGGGTTATGTAGCCTGGGATTCCGAAATCGCAAGTACCCACTTGGTGATGCACATTCTTGAGAATAAGCTTGGCTATAAAGTCACTGCTCTTCAAGTTGAAGCTGGTCCGATGTGGACAGGTGTTGCCAAAGGTGATGTAGATGCTACGGTATCTGCTTGGCTTCCACTGACTCATGCCGATTACTGGAATAAGTTCAAAGATCAGGTAGAGGATCTGGGAGCAAACATGGAAGGTGTTAAAACCGGATTGGTCGTTCCAACTTATATGAACATTAACTCGATTGAGGATTTGAAGACTAAATAA
- a CDS encoding GNAT family N-acetyltransferase translates to MNIRPAVKEDAVAAARLLYDALHDVAHQLTGQESEEDAVTILEQFLKDEEGRLSYHQSLVSEVEGKTAGIIVTYAGDEAERLDRPIVERLRKLKNDPSISLDKEADEDEFYIDTLSVSPQFKGQGIGSALMHAAEERAKERGYNKIALAVVTDNKRAYSLYLRSGYEVDKEIIINHHVYYHMVKHL, encoded by the coding sequence ATGAACATCAGACCAGCAGTAAAAGAAGATGCAGTTGCGGCAGCTCGGCTGCTTTATGATGCACTACACGATGTTGCCCATCAGCTGACTGGGCAGGAAAGCGAAGAAGACGCAGTTACGATTCTGGAGCAGTTTTTGAAAGATGAGGAAGGGCGTCTTAGTTATCATCAGTCATTGGTAAGCGAGGTTGAAGGCAAGACAGCTGGAATTATTGTCACTTATGCTGGTGACGAAGCAGAACGGTTGGACCGTCCGATTGTGGAACGGCTGCGGAAACTGAAGAATGATCCATCTATTTCGCTAGATAAAGAAGCGGATGAAGATGAATTCTATATTGATACTCTATCCGTTTCCCCTCAGTTTAAAGGGCAGGGCATAGGTTCAGCTCTGATGCATGCGGCAGAGGAACGGGCAAAGGAACGTGGTTACAATAAAATTGCATTAGCCGTAGTAACGGACAATAAAAGAGCGTATTCCTTATATCTTAGAAGCGGGTATGAGGTTGATAAAGAAATCATCATTAATCATCATGTCTATTACCATATGGTTAAACACCTTTAA
- a CDS encoding quaternary amine ABC transporter ATP-binding protein: MQVNNVSKLFGPHAEQGIELLQQGWSKERIAKEKNTTVGVNRATFDIRQGEIFVIMGLSGSGKSTLVRLLNRLIEPTSGEILIHGHDLRKMNKEQLRNVRRKTISMVFQKFALFPHRTVVENAEYGLEIQNADKKKRREAAIQALELVGLKGWENKMPDQLSGGMQQRVGLARALANDPEILLMDEAFSALDPLIRRDMQDELIELQDKMKKTIVFITHDLDEALRIGDRIALMKDGSIVQIGTPEEILTQPANDYVERFVEDVDLSKVLTAAHVMRRPEAITTDRGPRVALELMRERGISNLFIIDRTKRLLGVITAEDAINALRNNQKLEDIIIKDGPRVGPDTLLNELFEITSLSKVPLAVVDDAGKLLGVIVRGAVLGALAGENKGEEVKTDA, from the coding sequence ATGCAAGTCAACAACGTAAGCAAATTGTTCGGTCCTCATGCTGAGCAAGGAATTGAGCTTCTACAACAGGGATGGAGCAAAGAACGTATCGCCAAAGAAAAAAATACTACGGTTGGCGTCAACCGTGCCACCTTTGACATTCGCCAAGGCGAAATCTTTGTCATCATGGGGTTATCCGGCAGCGGCAAGTCCACACTTGTACGTTTGCTAAATCGGTTGATTGAGCCGACGTCGGGAGAAATTCTGATTCACGGTCATGATTTAAGAAAAATGAATAAGGAGCAGCTTCGTAATGTGCGCCGTAAAACAATCAGCATGGTGTTCCAAAAGTTCGCACTATTCCCGCACCGCACGGTTGTCGAGAATGCCGAATACGGTCTGGAAATCCAAAACGCCGATAAGAAAAAACGTCGGGAAGCTGCAATACAGGCTCTGGAACTTGTTGGTTTAAAGGGTTGGGAAAACAAAATGCCGGACCAGCTGAGTGGCGGTATGCAGCAGCGTGTCGGTCTGGCCCGTGCGCTAGCAAACGATCCCGAAATCCTGCTTATGGATGAAGCCTTCAGCGCACTTGATCCACTGATTCGCCGTGATATGCAGGACGAATTGATTGAGCTGCAGGACAAAATGAAAAAAACGATCGTGTTTATTACTCACGATCTGGATGAAGCGCTCCGTATCGGGGACCGCATCGCACTGATGAAAGACGGCTCAATAGTGCAGATCGGCACACCGGAGGAAATTTTAACACAGCCTGCCAATGACTACGTTGAACGTTTTGTGGAGGATGTGGACTTGTCCAAGGTATTAACCGCCGCACATGTCATGCGTCGTCCCGAGGCCATTACGACAGACCGGGGACCACGGGTTGCGCTGGAGCTTATGCGCGAACGGGGCATTTCCAATCTGTTTATTATTGACCGTACCAAGCGACTGCTTGGTGTCATAACGGCGGAGGATGCCATTAACGCTCTTCGTAATAACCAAAAACTAGAAGATATTATTATTAAGGATGGTCCTCGTGTAGGTCCTGATACACTTCTTAATGAGTTGTTTGAAATTACAAGTTTATCGAAGGTCCCACTCGCCGTCGTTGATGATGCTGGTAAATTGCTCGGTGTAATCGTTCGTGGAGCAGTTTTGGGTGCGCTCGCCGGAGAAAACAAAGGCGAGGAGGTGAAGACAGATGCCTAA
- a CDS encoding GbsR/MarR family transcriptional regulator, whose amino-acid sequence MGLYHLDEERQAAVHKIRKRVIENIGRNMDLYGISISTGHLYGLLFFADKPMNLDEMGQEMKMSKTSMSTGVRTLLDYKMVNKVWEKGSRKDLYEVEYDWYQTFADFFDIKWRKSVESNILIFRRALDETSKLLKQHEDDEIITAVLLEDQAKMKEAVTYYKWLDRLIDTFVSGEIFNLVPKEPSIDE is encoded by the coding sequence ATGGGCTTGTACCATTTAGATGAAGAACGGCAGGCCGCCGTGCATAAAATCCGTAAACGTGTTATTGAAAATATCGGACGCAATATGGATTTATATGGAATTTCGATATCGACGGGACATTTATACGGTCTGTTATTTTTTGCGGACAAGCCGATGAACCTCGATGAGATGGGACAGGAAATGAAGATGAGCAAGACCAGCATGAGTACAGGTGTGCGGACTTTGCTTGATTACAAGATGGTTAATAAGGTATGGGAAAAAGGTTCCAGAAAAGATCTGTATGAGGTCGAATATGACTGGTATCAGACGTTTGCTGATTTTTTTGATATTAAGTGGAGAAAATCGGTGGAGAGCAATATTTTGATTTTTCGAAGAGCACTGGATGAAACCAGTAAGCTGCTGAAGCAGCATGAAGATGATGAAATCATAACCGCCGTGCTGCTGGAAGACCAGGCCAAGATGAAAGAAGCCGTCACATACTACAAATGGCTTGACCGGTTAATTGATACGTTTGTTAGCGGGGAAATTTTCAATCTGGTACCTAAAGAGCCATCAATTGATGAATAA